One stretch of Daphnia pulicaria isolate SC F1-1A chromosome 8, SC_F0-13Bv2, whole genome shotgun sequence DNA includes these proteins:
- the LOC124312357 gene encoding collagen alpha-1(I) chain-like isoform X1: MKFLFVVGPLVYLVAAYLAFPTGNSTVIDSRAIHLTRSSRSYFPYQLRGHYYRQELHPGRVYRYPNYFHDDGYPSLHSWPPPVRSHYDMWDHPSRVIVNYGHRRPVSSREQSKSKGEWSRILSSMGQTGLVALKKSSVTGLRINYPLIEHDDDDKLECQDLNSFNLGGIAEARRPIWPAANNQTRRRKPNSKNRKPSGFVRDEDDEEDHHQHYYHKKKQSSGFGLPWFFNLMGPPGPPGKDGRDGMPGMLGTPGVQGPQGLQGVQGSSGVQGVQGPPGVQGSQGPPGAPGVSGRDGTDGKDGRDGVEGKDGKDGQDGAPGLTGLSGTNGQDGKDGRDGQDGAQGPPGSPGENGKDGQDGRDGQNGKDGQDGAPGPPGPPGQDGKDGSDGTAGQFGQDGTDGQEGQDGQTGAQGPVGPSGTSGKDGTDGKGGDPGLHGQHGTAGDNGDPGTPGLPGESGEPGIPGAVGPEGTPGTGGTPGTGGTPGSPGSPGSPGSPGLPGVNGIPGEAGPAGQNGIPGSPGVPGVG, encoded by the exons ATGAAGTTTCTG TTTGTTGTTGGACCTTTAGTGTACTTGGTAGCGGCTTATTTGGCGTTCCCAACGGGCAACTCGACAGTTATTGACAGCCGGGCAATTCATTTGACTCGATCCAGTCGCTCTTATTTCCCTTACCAACTTAGGGGACACTATTACAGACAGGAATTACATCCCGGACGAGTTTACAGATATCCGAATTATTTTCACGATGATGGATATCCATCGCTTCACTCTTGGCCACCACCAGTCCGGTCTCATTACGATATGTGGGACCATCCGTCGCGGGTAATCGTCAATTACG GCCATCGCCGTCCCGTTTCCAGCCGTGAACAATCCAAAAGTAAAGGAGAATGGTCGAGGATACTGTCGTCCATGGGTCAAACGGGTCTGGTGGCTTTGAAGAAGAGCAGCGTCACCGGATTGCGCATTAATTATCCGCTAATagaacacgacgacgacgacaaattGGAGTGCCAAGATTTGAATTCGTTCAATTTAGGCGGAATAGCCGAAGCCAGGAGGCCCATCTGGCCGGCGGCTAATAACCaaactagaagaagaaaacccaATTCAAAAAATCGCAAACCTTCTGGTTTCGTTCGGGATGAAGACGATGAGGAGGATCATCATCAGCATTATTatcacaaaaagaaacaatccaGTGGCTTTGGTTTGCCGTGGTTCTTCAACTTAATGGGGCCACCAG GGCCACCAGGGAAAGACGGACGAGATGGAATGCCCGGCATGCTAGGAACTCCTGGAGTGCAAGGGCCCCAAGGATTGCAAGGTGTTCAGGGTTCTTCCGGCGTTCAGGGCGTTCAGGGGCCGCCAGGAGTTCAAGGATCACAAGGGCCGCCGGGTGCTCCCGGCGTTTCAG GGAGAGACGGAACTGATGGAAAAGACGGACGAGATGGAGTCGAAGGCAAGGATGGAAAAGATGGACAAGACGGAGCTCCCGGCCTGACAG GATTATCTGGAACAAATGGGCAGGATGGAAAAGATGGTCGAGACGGGCAAGATGGAGCTCAAGGTCCACCGGGATCGCCGGGCGAAAACGGCAAGGACGGCCAGGATGGCAGAGATGGCCAAAACGGAAAAGATGGACAGGACGGAGCTCCGGGACCGCCAG GGCCACCGGGGCAAGACGGAAAGGACGGCAGTGACGGCACAGCCGGCCAATTCGGCCAAGATGGTACGGATGGACAAGAAGGTCAAGATGGACAAACAGGAGCTCAAG GTCCTGTTGGGCCAAGTGGCACGTCCGGTAAAGACGGAACGGACGGAAAAG gcgGAGATCCGGGACTTCACGGCCAACATGGAACGGCCGGCGATAACGGAGATCCAGGCACTCCTGGACTACCTGGCGAGTCTGGCGAACCCGGAATTCCAGGAGCGGTTGGTCCGGAAGGAACTCCTGGCACTGGAGGAACACCAGGCACAGGAGGTACCCCTGGCAGTCCGGGATCACCGGGATCGCCCGGTAGTCCAG gTTTGCCGGGTGTGAATGGAATACCGGGAGAGGCCGGGCCGGCAGGTCAAAATGGAATTCCCGGAAGTCCCGGAGTGCCTGGAGTTGGTTAA
- the LOC124312357 gene encoding collagen alpha-1(I) chain-like isoform X2, with product MGQTGLVALKKSSVTGLRINYPLIEHDDDDKLECQDLNSFNLGGIAEARRPIWPAANNQTRRRKPNSKNRKPSGFVRDEDDEEDHHQHYYHKKKQSSGFGLPWFFNLMGPPGPPGKDGRDGMPGMLGTPGVQGPQGLQGVQGSSGVQGVQGPPGVQGSQGPPGAPGVSGRDGTDGKDGRDGVEGKDGKDGQDGAPGLTGLSGTNGQDGKDGRDGQDGAQGPPGSPGENGKDGQDGRDGQNGKDGQDGAPGPPGPPGQDGKDGSDGTAGQFGQDGTDGQEGQDGQTGAQGPVGPSGTSGKDGTDGKGGDPGLHGQHGTAGDNGDPGTPGLPGESGEPGIPGAVGPEGTPGTGGTPGTGGTPGSPGSPGSPGSPGLPGVNGIPGEAGPAGQNGIPGSPGVPGVG from the exons ATGGGTCAAACGGGTCTGGTGGCTTTGAAGAAGAGCAGCGTCACCGGATTGCGCATTAATTATCCGCTAATagaacacgacgacgacgacaaattGGAGTGCCAAGATTTGAATTCGTTCAATTTAGGCGGAATAGCCGAAGCCAGGAGGCCCATCTGGCCGGCGGCTAATAACCaaactagaagaagaaaacccaATTCAAAAAATCGCAAACCTTCTGGTTTCGTTCGGGATGAAGACGATGAGGAGGATCATCATCAGCATTATTatcacaaaaagaaacaatccaGTGGCTTTGGTTTGCCGTGGTTCTTCAACTTAATGGGGCCACCAG GGCCACCAGGGAAAGACGGACGAGATGGAATGCCCGGCATGCTAGGAACTCCTGGAGTGCAAGGGCCCCAAGGATTGCAAGGTGTTCAGGGTTCTTCCGGCGTTCAGGGCGTTCAGGGGCCGCCAGGAGTTCAAGGATCACAAGGGCCGCCGGGTGCTCCCGGCGTTTCAG GGAGAGACGGAACTGATGGAAAAGACGGACGAGATGGAGTCGAAGGCAAGGATGGAAAAGATGGACAAGACGGAGCTCCCGGCCTGACAG GATTATCTGGAACAAATGGGCAGGATGGAAAAGATGGTCGAGACGGGCAAGATGGAGCTCAAGGTCCACCGGGATCGCCGGGCGAAAACGGCAAGGACGGCCAGGATGGCAGAGATGGCCAAAACGGAAAAGATGGACAGGACGGAGCTCCGGGACCGCCAG GGCCACCGGGGCAAGACGGAAAGGACGGCAGTGACGGCACAGCCGGCCAATTCGGCCAAGATGGTACGGATGGACAAGAAGGTCAAGATGGACAAACAGGAGCTCAAG GTCCTGTTGGGCCAAGTGGCACGTCCGGTAAAGACGGAACGGACGGAAAAG gcgGAGATCCGGGACTTCACGGCCAACATGGAACGGCCGGCGATAACGGAGATCCAGGCACTCCTGGACTACCTGGCGAGTCTGGCGAACCCGGAATTCCAGGAGCGGTTGGTCCGGAAGGAACTCCTGGCACTGGAGGAACACCAGGCACAGGAGGTACCCCTGGCAGTCCGGGATCACCGGGATCGCCCGGTAGTCCAG gTTTGCCGGGTGTGAATGGAATACCGGGAGAGGCCGGGCCGGCAGGTCAAAATGGAATTCCCGGAAGTCCCGGAGTGCCTGGAGTTGGTTAA
- the LOC124312383 gene encoding collagen alpha-2(XI) chain-like, translating to MNTLMPVILALWATTSLSYPTDLIQNVQPEESANVTSDDELSWYKPVAVILKPATQRDFQELLESDRMDELLHPSFSRPAFYQQRRSSYWPSPAQDSWGEFGPAEEFPPYYEGRHYERPDRLREAYNRFDLPEHLQSNLLSLARMGLVAIPTKEIGGRKNDATEELNAQSRRGQLRDKPGQIYYGYPKPGKKDKVPAAWMYDLIGAPGPPGPIGPQGKDGLNGINGINGVDGKDGTDGAQGLIGQTGPQGTIGPPGVNGVNGVQGTQGATGTPGAQGVQGIQGAVGPQGIQGPKGDAGEGGKDGTNGVNGKDGTPGTAGQAGPPGTPGQNGQDGRDGVIGPSGPPGPAGTPGQNGKDGVDGKDGQDGTPGLPGPAGPPGKDGQDGTPGTFGQAGQDGQDGTGGAAGPGGVAGAPGAAGAAGSSGAGGPAGTPGVPGTPGAAGVPGVPGATGR from the exons ATGAACACATTG atgCCGGTCATTCTCGCTTTGTGGGCCACCACATCTCTTTCTTACCCGACGGATCTGATACAAAATGTTCAGCCGGAAGAGTCCGCCAATGTGACTAGCGACGACGAATTGAGCTGGTACAAGCCGGTTGCCGTCATCCTGAAACCCGCCACGCAGAGGGACTTTCAAGAGCTCCTTGAATCCGACAGAATGGACGAATTACTTCACCCGTCGTTCAGCAGGCCAGCATTTTACCAGCAGCGGCGTTCATCTTATTGGCCGTCGCCAGCCCAAGACTCTTGGGGAGAGTTTGGACCAGCAGAAGAATTTCCTCCTTATTACGAAGGCAGACATTACGAACGTCCAGACAGGTTAAGAGAAGCGTACAACAGGTTCGATTTACCTGAACATCTTCAGAGCAACTTGTTGTCGCTGGCGAGAATGGGGCTGGTGGCTATTCCAACCAAGGAAATCGGCGGTCGTAAAAATGACGCAACCGAAGAATTGA ATGCCCAATCGCGGAGAGGACAGCTTCGTGACAAACCTGGACAAATCTATTACGGATATCCTAAGCCTGGAAAGAAGGACAAAGTGCCAGCGGCTTGGATGTATGATCTAATCGGTGCTCCGGGTCCGCCCGGCCCCATCGGGCCGCAAG GCAAAGACGGACTGAATGGCATTAACGGAATCAACGGCGTCGACGGGAAAGACGGCACAGACGGAGCGCAGGGTCTAATTGGTCAAACGGGACCGCAAGGGACGATTG GGCCACCGGGAGTCAATGGCGTTAATGGTGTCCAGGGAACACAAGGAGCTACCGGTACGCCGGGTGCCCAAGGCGTCCAGGGAATTCAAGGAGCTGTTGGGCCACAAGGCATTCAAGGTCCCAAAG gCGATGCAGGAGAGGGAGGAAAAGATGGAACGAACGGAGTCAACGGAAAGGACGGGACTCCTGGCACTGCTGGGCAGGCAG GCCCTCCAGGGACTCCCGGACAAAACGGACAGGATGGAAGAGATGGAGTGATTGGCCCATCCGGCCCACCGG GTCCTGCCGGTACGCCTGGACAAAACGGAAAGGATGGAGTCGATGGCAAAGATGGACAGGACGGTACGCCTGGGCTTCCTGGACCCGcag GTCCTCCGGGTAAGGACGGTCAGGACGGAACTCCAGGAACATTCGGTCAAGCTGGGCAAG ACGGGCAAGACGGAACAGGTGGTGCGGCTGGGCCAGGAGGAGTTGCTGGAGCGCCGGGCGCAGCTGGAGCGGCTGGATCTTCTGGCGCCGGTGGACCag CTGGAACGCCTGGAGTTCCCGGAACGCCGGGAGCAGCTGGAGTACCGGGAGTACCTGGAGCAACGGGAAGATAA